A single window of Candidatus Zixiibacteriota bacterium DNA harbors:
- the dnaK gene encoding molecular chaperone DnaK: KVIGIDLGTTNSCVAVMEGGEPKVIPNAEGMRTTPSVVAFTKTGERLVGQIAKRQAITNPENTVFSIKRFMGRKHNEVLAEEKIVPYKIVEATNGDVRVLIQGKEYSPPEISAMILQYMKKTAEDYLGEPVIQAVITVPAYFNDSQRQATKDAGRIAGLDVIRIINEPTSSSLAYGLEKKKDEKIAVFDLGGGTFDISILEIGEGVFEVRSTNGDTHLGGDDFDQKVIDWMADEFQKNYGIDLRKDRMALQRLKEAAEKAKCELSTTMQTNINLPFITADASGPKHLDLSLTRAKLEQLVDDLLQRTIGPCKRALEDAKLSPDDIDEVILVGGQTRMPKVQELVKELFKKEPHKGVNPDEVVAVGAAIQAAVLTGEVKDVLLLDVTPLSLGIETLGGVMTRLIERNTTIPTRKSQIFSTAADDQTAVSIHVLQGEREMAIDNRTLGRFDLVGIPPAPRGIPQVEVTFDIDANGIVHVSAKDLGTGKEQSIKIQASSGLSEPEIKGMVKNAESHAEEDRKKKGLVESRNKADQVVYTTEKTLKEYGDKVSLEERKKIEQAVEKVKSVIRSDNKEEIDRATEELLTASHKIAEEMYKKTTSQQNAGKPSEGQPEEKKEEKKEGKDGAVDADYEVMDDK; the protein is encoded by the coding sequence AAAGTTATCGGAATAGATTTAGGGACGACCAATTCCTGCGTGGCGGTGATGGAAGGGGGAGAGCCTAAAGTCATTCCCAATGCTGAAGGGATGAGAACCACTCCTTCGGTCGTAGCCTTCACGAAAACAGGCGAGAGACTGGTCGGGCAGATCGCCAAAAGGCAGGCGATCACTAATCCTGAAAATACTGTTTTCTCCATCAAAAGATTTATGGGCAGAAAGCATAATGAGGTCCTGGCAGAGGAGAAAATAGTTCCCTATAAAATCGTGGAAGCAACCAACGGAGATGTAAGGGTTTTAATTCAGGGAAAAGAATATTCGCCTCCGGAGATCTCAGCCATGATTTTGCAGTATATGAAAAAAACGGCAGAGGATTATCTCGGAGAACCGGTCATCCAGGCAGTTATCACTGTGCCGGCATATTTCAACGATTCACAAAGACAGGCAACCAAGGATGCCGGAAGAATCGCTGGGCTGGATGTCATAAGAATCATAAACGAGCCTACATCTTCTTCCTTAGCCTATGGGCTTGAAAAGAAGAAAGATGAAAAGATAGCAGTGTTTGACTTAGGGGGCGGGACTTTTGATATATCCATTTTGGAGATTGGCGAAGGAGTATTTGAGGTCAGGTCAACCAATGGCGACACTCATTTAGGCGGAGATGATTTTGACCAGAAAGTTATCGACTGGATGGCAGATGAGTTCCAGAAAAACTACGGCATAGATTTAAGAAAAGACCGGATGGCTTTACAGAGATTAAAAGAAGCCGCAGAAAAGGCTAAGTGCGAGCTTTCCACGACCATGCAGACCAATATCAATCTCCCGTTCATAACTGCTGACGCCTCAGGCCCAAAACATCTGGACCTCTCGCTAACCAGAGCGAAATTAGAGCAGTTGGTGGATGATCTTCTTCAGAGAACTATTGGTCCATGCAAGAGGGCTTTAGAAGATGCCAAACTGTCACCTGATGATATAGATGAGGTTATATTAGTCGGCGGACAGACCAGGATGCCCAAGGTTCAGGAATTAGTTAAGGAGCTTTTCAAAAAAGAGCCGCATAAGGGAGTTAATCCTGACGAAGTAGTAGCAGTCGGCGCAGCCATTCAAGCCGCAGTCTTGACCGGAGAAGTGAAAGACGTTCTGCTTTTAGATGTGACTCCTCTGTCCTTAGGAATTGAAACCTTAGGCGGAGTGATGACCCGGCTGATTGAAAGGAATACCACGATCCCCACCAGAAAGAGCCAGATATTTTCCACAGCCGCAGATGACCAGACCGCAGTCTCTATTCACGTTCTCCAGGGTGAAAGGGAAATGGCTATAGATAACCGTACACTGGGCAGGTTTGATTTGGTCGGGATTCCTCCTGCTCCCAGGGGTATTCCTCAAGTCGAGGTCACCTTTGACATAGACGCGAATGGAATAGTTCACGTTTCAGCCAAGGATTTGGGAACCGGTAAGGAGCAGTCGATTAAGATTCAAGCCTCTTCAGGACTATCTGAGCCAGAGATTAAGGGTATGGTGAAAAATGCAGAATCTCATGCAGAAGAGGACAGGAAAAAGAAGGGTTTGGTTGAATCCCGGAACAAGGCTGACCAGGTTGTCTACACCACAGAGAAAACTTTAAAGGAATACGGAGATAAAGTTTCTCTTGAAGAAAGAAAAAAGATTGAGCAGGCAGTAGAAAAAGTCAAATCCGTCATTCGCAGTGATAATAAAGAAGAGATCGACAGGGCAACTGAAGAGCTTCTGACTGCCTCGCATAAAATAGCCGAAGAGATGTACAAAAAGACCACCAGTCAGCAGAATGCAGGCAAACCTTCTGAGGGACAACCTGAGGAGAAAAAGGAAGAGAAAAAAGAGGGGAAAGATGGTGCAGTGGATGCGGATTATGAGGTGATGGATGATAAATGA
- a CDS encoding dockerin type I repeat-containing protein yields MIKKKLIGQILLLAGIITVTITFVMFNLKAQTEKIPSNKKEPPRFGELRIVNEGDAFLLKPAGYFSYYNHLNSAGDYKDYEFVTGEGVFACTLSNIPVWSDYDLYLLDCKKEIIASSENGGNYDEYISKDVPIGLYYVRVYCFSGGNPTQNYHLFGQSPDQTIAPDFRILSITASDSNPIVGSYITLKLTVVNFSPCTTSTFYTSLFQNRDTPPTAPNCQGQYNFFWGQLGSFEQHEFIQYYVTSYTATTWQVYGLVDCDNSTTELNECNNSYGPMRITWREPPPKPDLMFTNVTPSSVTPGVAKYDYLYTDVTIHNAGNASASLIWTDIFYDTTAAPVAPAIGNDYRYTSSLPVGNSNTFTFVTRNRSGNAESWDNYLLVDSPEWTDEQNENNNVYGPIHISWIVMEHYPQRTRDQIINTAAEFVNAFWQPSANNLYPPGECPNWRIDPLNNLGFPIAGEAYEWGAWDRPNDFLRLLNLKYNSAAFFKPGYRESLYCEPGGDPFWAIGSDCAGLVSRAWNLSYMCETECLTSTYVSNPLPNYDYKYLVRGDIVCWPDTHVALFYEWGDYDTMWVIEETPPRARLFKWPLQKYSPKYKPYRYKNVAGVPFIAGDANSDGIVSVGDVIWLINYLFKHGPPPQPLCKADVNADGRVTVADVVYLVSYLFKGGPDPLNGCA; encoded by the coding sequence ATGATAAAGAAGAAACTAATTGGGCAAATTCTGTTGTTAGCCGGTATTATTACGGTAACTATCACATTTGTAATGTTTAACTTAAAGGCTCAGACTGAAAAGATTCCCAGCAACAAAAAGGAACCTCCTAGGTTTGGAGAGCTAAGGATTGTGAATGAAGGAGATGCGTTTTTATTAAAACCTGCAGGATATTTTTCTTATTATAACCATCTGAACTCGGCAGGAGACTATAAGGATTATGAATTTGTTACAGGTGAAGGGGTTTTCGCCTGCACATTGAGTAATATCCCCGTATGGTCAGATTACGATCTTTACTTGCTAGACTGCAAGAAAGAAATAATCGCTTCTTCCGAGAATGGTGGAAACTATGATGAGTATATCTCGAAAGATGTACCTATAGGTCTATATTACGTCAGGGTGTATTGTTTCAGCGGAGGCAACCCTACACAAAATTACCATCTCTTTGGTCAAAGCCCTGACCAGACTATTGCCCCGGATTTTAGAATACTTAGTATTACCGCAAGCGACTCAAATCCGATAGTAGGAAGTTACATTACCCTTAAACTAACCGTTGTAAATTTCAGTCCATGCACTACATCTACTTTTTACACTTCCTTATTCCAGAATCGTGATACGCCGCCAACGGCTCCAAATTGCCAGGGTCAGTATAATTTCTTTTGGGGACAGTTGGGGTCGTTCGAACAGCATGAATTTATACAATATTACGTTACCAGTTATACCGCTACAACCTGGCAAGTTTACGGGCTTGTAGATTGCGATAATTCGACAACAGAGCTAAACGAATGCAATAATAGTTACGGACCGATGCGAATTACATGGCGAGAACCGCCTCCAAAACCAGATTTGATGTTTACAAATGTCACGCCAAGCAGCGTTACACCAGGGGTAGCAAAATATGACTACCTCTATACTGATGTCACTATACATAATGCCGGTAATGCCTCAGCAAGTCTTATCTGGACTGATATCTTCTATGATACAACAGCAGCACCTGTTGCACCTGCCATTGGGAATGACTATCGATACACCAGTTCTTTGCCCGTAGGGAACAGCAATACTTTTACGTTTGTTACAAGAAACCGCAGCGGAAATGCAGAGTCTTGGGATAATTATCTGCTTGTCGATTCACCTGAATGGACTGATGAGCAGAATGAAAATAACAACGTTTATGGACCGATCCACATAAGCTGGATTGTCATGGAACATTATCCTCAACGAACAAGAGATCAAATAATCAATACTGCGGCAGAATTCGTAAATGCTTTTTGGCAACCTTCTGCTAACAATCTCTATCCACCTGGTGAATGTCCTAACTGGCGTATAGACCCCCTCAATAATTTAGGATTCCCGATTGCTGGCGAGGCTTACGAGTGGGGTGCGTGGGACAGACCTAATGATTTCTTGAGACTTCTAAACCTGAAATATAATTCTGCTGCATTTTTTAAGCCGGGTTATCGTGAATCGCTTTATTGTGAACCCGGGGGCGATCCTTTCTGGGCAATCGGTTCAGATTGTGCTGGATTAGTATCAAGAGCCTGGAATTTGTCTTACATGTGTGAAACCGAATGTTTAACGAGTACCTATGTAAGTAACCCACTTCCTAACTATGATTATAAATATTTAGTGAGGGGCGATATCGTCTGCTGGCCAGATACACATGTGGCCCTATTTTATGAGTGGGGTGACTACGATACCATGTGGGTGATAGAAGAAACACCGCCAAGGGCAAGGTTGTTTAAGTGGCCACTGCAAAAATACTCTCCAAAGTATAAGCCCTATAGATACAAAAATGTCGCCGGCGTTCCGTTTATCGCAGGGGATGCTAACAGCGATGGAATAGTTAGCGTCGGGGATGTTATATGGCTCATCAATTACTTGTTCAAACATGGACCGCCACCTCAGCCACTGTGTAAGGCAGATGTCAATGCGGACGGCAGGGTAACCGTAGCCGATGTAGTATATCTTGTTAGTTATCTTTTTAAAGGGGGACCAGACCCCTTGAATGGCTGCGCATAG